From Deltaproteobacteria bacterium:
TCAGACGTCTGCTTGACAGCGAAAACGTCCATATTTGCCTTACAGGATCTTCGGCCAGACTCCTAAGCCGTGAAATAGCAACGAGCCTGAGGGGGCGTTCCATCGCGACCGAAATATTCCCATTCAGTTTTATGGAGGCTCTTCAACATCAAGGGATAACTGTGGAAAAAGGCAGACGTCCCGGCGCAAAAACCAGGGCTTACATTGAGAACCGATTCAGGGCTTATCTGCTGCAGGGGGGATTTCCAGAGGTCCAGGATTTGGAAGATGAGTACAGGGTCAGGATTCTCCAGGACTATTTGAACGTTGTGGTGTTACGGGATGTAATAGAGCGTTATGGGATATCCAATACAGTGGCGCTTCGTTATCTGATCAGACACTTCATGAACTCACCAGCGGCCCTCTTTAGTGTCAACAAGTTTTTCAATGACTTAAAATCCCAGGGTATTTCGTGCGGCAAGAACACCTTGCATGAATATCTGGATTACGTCTCTGATGCCTATCTTGTGTTTCAGGTATTCCTTCACACTGAATCAGAGCGGGCACGGATGGTAAATCCCAGGAAGATATATGTGATTGATACAGGTCTCATCAATGCCTGCTCCCGCAGCCCAAGACCTGAATGGGGGCATCTGTTGGAAAATTTTGTGTTCATGGAGCTGAGAAGGAGCTATCAGACCATTGAGTATTATAAGACCACAAGGGAACGTGAAGTGGATTTCCTCGTGACGGACATACAGGGCCGCCGAGCCCTCATCCAGGTGGCCGCTGAAATCGCCAGGCCTCTTACGCGGCAACGGGAGTTAGAGGGGATTGAGGAGGCGATGAAAGAAACAGGCATAAACAATGCCGTTATTATCACCCTTAACCATGAGGAAGATGTGGAAACAGAAGCAGGCAGCATAAAAATTCTGCCTGCTTGGCTATGGGGTATTTCCGGCCTTATATGAGATGTGCCCTTCCAACACCCCATTCACAAATGGACAGGATGGGGTGGGGCAGTATCTTGAGGCATTGAATAAACTCCGAAAGCAGTCAACAGCTTCAAGATTGTTTCTAAAAAGATTAAAGCTGCAAGTCACGGATGTTCTTTTCTAGTTGGGTACTTCGTGTGATAGCCTCTTGGGGTAACCATCTTCCCTCCCAGAACCCGCGTACCCGAATTGCCGATGATGACCATCGTGAGCATATCAACGACGGTTTCATCCAGTTCACTCAGGGAGGTGATCTGCACCCACTCCCCCTCTCTGGCCGCGTTTCTCACGATCCCCACGGGCGTGTCCTTTCCCCGGTACTTCAGGATCATTTCCTTCACGCAGCCCAGTTGCCAATCCCTCCTCTTGGACCTTGGATTGTATAGGACCAGGACGAAATCCGCCTTTGCCGCGGCCTCCACCCTGGCTTCAATCATCTCCCACGGTGTCATGAGATCACTGAGGCTGATCACGGCGAAGTCATGCATGAGGGGAGCGCCCAGGAGCGCAGAGGCGGCTGAAAAGGCCGGAACACCTGGAACCACCTCCACTTCCACGGATCCCAAAAAACCCTCCTCGGCCAGGATCTCCAGGATAAGCCCGGCCATGCCGTAGATCCCGGCATCACCGCTGGAGACGACGGCGGTCTCCCGCCCCCCGAGGGTCTCCTCGACGGCCGCCCGGCACCTGGCAATCTCCTGTCTCATGCCGGAAGAGATGATTTTTTTGCCCGCGAGAAGGCCCGGTTCGATGAGTTCCAGGTAGGTCTTGTATCCCACGACCACTTCCGCCCGCTCAAGCGCCCTCTTTGCCCTTGGGACCAGGTACAGGGAAGAGCCGGGACCGAGGCTTACGACGGTCAACCTTCCAGGGCCACGGCCAGGGTTGCATTCCGGCTTTTCGTTTTGGGAATCAGGAGCCTTCCGTTGCCTGATTTCACTATAGCCGTTGCTTCGCATACGCTCTGTACTCCCATGTGTTTCTCAACCATCACCGATGGGTGAGGGACGCTAACGGAGCGGATCTCGGAAAGATCCACGAAAACCGCAGGCACCCCCAGTTCCTCGGCCGCCCTTTTGAGCCCTTCCTCGTCCCGCTTGGCTTCGATGCTGGCCAGGCATTTCAGGGCTTTCATGGCAAGGGAATATCTCTCAAAGGTGCTTACCACCAAATCTATGATCTCACGGCCTTCCGTTCCCCTGTTACAACCGATTCCCGCTATCAGGCACCTTGGATGGAGGACCAACTGCATCATCGTGGTCTCGGGCTCCTTGCGTCTCCAGGTGACCCAGACCCCTGGACGTCCCTTTACCCACTCCTTCTCCT
This genomic window contains:
- the cobJ gene encoding precorrin-3B C(17)-methyltransferase, encoding MRSNGYSEIRQRKAPDSQNEKPECNPGRGPGRLTVVSLGPGSSLYLVPRAKRALERAEVVVGYKTYLELIEPGLLAGKKIISSGMRQEIARCRAAVEETLGGRETAVVSSGDAGIYGMAGLILEILAEEGFLGSVEVEVVPGVPAFSAASALLGAPLMHDFAVISLSDLMTPWEMIEARVEAAAKADFVLVLYNPRSKRRDWQLGCVKEMILKYRGKDTPVGIVRNAAREGEWVQITSLSELDETVVDMLTMVIIGNSGTRVLGGKMVTPRGYHTKYPTRKEHP
- a CDS encoding ATP-binding protein; translation: MESIIEQLIANFHERPLPPLTRRHVRLPWLPGKVDTVVGMRRSGKTWFLYQVISELISKGIPKESILYLNLEDERLLPIRASDLHLIPDIYFRRYPGLKDQPCTFLFDEIQNVPGWEVFVRRLLDSENVHICLTGSSARLLSREIATSLRGRSIATEIFPFSFMEALQHQGITVEKGRRPGAKTRAYIENRFRAYLLQGGFPEVQDLEDEYRVRILQDYLNVVVLRDVIERYGISNTVALRYLIRHFMNSPAALFSVNKFFNDLKSQGISCGKNTLHEYLDYVSDAYLVFQVFLHTESERARMVNPRKIYVIDTGLINACSRSPRPEWGHLLENFVFMELRRSYQTIEYYKTTREREVDFLVTDIQGRRALIQVAAEIARPLTRQRELEGIEEAMKETGINNAVIITLNHEEDVETEAGSIKILPAWLWGISGLI